In a genomic window of Malassezia japonica chromosome 4, complete sequence:
- the GCN5 gene encoding histone acetyltransferase (COG:B; COG:K; EggNog:ENOG503NVPK) translates to MIYEPPRREKPAVIEERTGLIQFRVVTNDSKPESLVILTGLKNIFMRQLPKMPREYITRLVLDRNHWSMAIVKRGLQVVGGITYRPFPHREFAEIVFCAIASTEQVKGYGSHLMNHLKDHVKKVSPIKHFLTYADNYAIGYFKKQGFTKEVSLPRSVWVGYIKDYEGGLDVFKKRNASNATPSDKVELIVQPSEVPGLRETGWTPEMDELSRRSKRGPHFTAMRHILVELNGHASAWPFVAPVNANDVPDYYTVITNPMDLSTMETKLENNQYETVDDMVKDAQLGTFLR, encoded by the exons ATGATCTAT GAAccaccgcggcgcgagaAGCCGGCTGTGATTGAAGAGCGGACAGGTCTGATCCAGTTCCGTGTTGTGACAAACGACAGCAAGCCCGAATCGCTCGTTATCCTTACCGGGCTTAAGAACATTTTCATGCGCCAGCTGCCCAAAATGCCGCGCGAGTACATCACGCGACTGGTCCTCGACCGGAACCATTGGAGTATGGCGATTGTCAAACGTGGTCTCCAGGTTGTTGGAGGCATCACGTATCGTCCCTTTCCCCATCGTGAGTTTGCCGAAATTGTCTTTTGTGCGATTGCCAGCACGGAGCAAGTCAAAGGGTATGGCTCGCATCTTATGAACCATTTGAAAGACCATGTCAAAAAAGTGTCGCCCATCAAGCACTTCTTGACTTATGCGGATAACTATGCTATTGGTTATTTCAAGAAGCAGGGCTTTACCAAGGAGGTTTCGCTGCCTCGCTCGGTGTGGGTCGGCTATATCAAGGACTATGAGGGTG GCTTGGACGTGTTCAAGAAGCGCAATGCGAGCAATGCAACTCCGTCTGACAAGGTGGAGCTCATTGTGCAACCCAGCGAGGTAcccggcctgcgcgagacggGATGGACGCCCGAAATGGACGAACTAAGCCGCCGCTCCAAGCGCGGACCCCACTTTACGGCGATGCGTCacatcctcgtcgagctcaaTGGACACGCAAGCGCATGGCCATTTGTGGCACCTGTGAATGCTAATGACGTTCCAGACTACTATACAGTGATCACGAACCCGATGGACTTGTCTACCATGGAGACCAAGCTGGAGAACAACCAATACGAAACGGTGGACGACATGGTCAAGGATGCGCAGCTTGGTACGTTTCTCCGCTAA
- the BET4 gene encoding protein geranylgeranyltransferase type II (COG:O; EggNog:ENOG503NYGW) codes for MHNVRRVPVGTLSAEAIAAQREQEQHKLATYKELENAYFKHRNANNFSKEALESTTALLSVNPEYYSVWNYRREILLHMFDQAPKDEAQRVRAQLLAEDLTLTQQSMPAQVKWRKELGLVDMMLGMDPRNFMGWNYRRSVIAELAAAMLDTKESDVPPFPSSLSSHVLQGKEKEAHLALAKSELKYALNKIESNFSNFSAWHYRSKLLPRVWDAEEFSEAQRASERAQEFELLQQAMYTDPSDQSIWIYHRWLVAQDPSRSVLEKQIKDISELAEMEPDSKCASSSSITAVH; via the exons ATGCACAACGTTCGTCGTGTGCCTGTTGGCACGCTCTCAGCCGAGGCGattgccgcgcagcgcgaacAGGAACAGCACAAGCTAGCGACGTACAAAGAGCTCGAGAATGCGTACTTTAAGCAT CGCAACGCGAACAATTTCAGCAAGGAAGCATTGGAGAGCACGACTGCATTGCTGTCTGTGAACCCTGAATACTACTCTGTGTGGAACTACCGACGAGAGATTCTCTTGCACATGTTTGACCAGGCACCgaaggacgaggcgcagcgtgtccGCGCCCAGCTGCTTGCGGAAGACCTGACATTGACGCAGCAAAGCATGC CGGCACAGGTCAAGTGGCGCAAAGAGCTGGGCTTGGTCGACATGATGCTGGGAATGGACCCACGCAACTTTATGGGCTGGAATTATCGCCGTTCGGTCATTGCCGAGCTTGCCGCGGCCATGTTGGATACCAAAGAGAGCGATGTGCCTCCCTTCCCCTCCTCTCTCTCTTCGCATGTGTTGCAAGGCAAAGAAAAAGAGGCTCATCTCGCACTGGCCAAGAGTGAGCTGAAGTATGCGTTGAACAAGATCGAGAGCAACTTTAGCAACTTTAGTGCGTGGCACTACCGCTCCAAGCTGCTCCCTCGTGTATGGGATGCTGAAGAGTTTAGCGAAGCACAGCGCGCCtcggagcgtgcgcaag AATTTGAGTTGTTGCAGCAGGCCATGTATACCGACCCCAGCGACCAGAGTATCTGGATTTATCACCGCTGGCTCGTTGCCCAAG ACCCCTCGCGATCGGTCCTCGAGAAGCAAATCAAGGATATCTCGGAGCTGGCAGAGATGGAGCCGGACAGCAAATGTGC cagctcgtcaagCATCACGGCGGTGCACTAG
- the YAT1 gene encoding carnitine O-acetyltransferase (COG:I; EggNog:ENOG503NUER): MSEQEKKTFARQHELPKLAVPTLEESCKKYLVSLEALQTPEQHARTKSVVESFLENEGPKLQQELLDYAESKKSYIEEFWDDSYLLGNDSVVLNLNPFFILDRDEPDPARGTQLRRAANLTLASLSFIHDLRHETLEPDSFRGTPLDMFQYSRLFGMARIPTSQGCKLRLFAESRHMVVMRRGQFYWFEVLDQESRPLLTEPELVATLKSILRDADQIAPEQLGKESLGVLSTEKRRTWYAARAKLEENEHNHRCMTMIDSALFVLCLDDYAPSGVEELTNNMLCGSYRLEEGKQVGTCLNRWYDKLQIIVCANGAAGVNFEHSSADGHTVLRFVADIYTELILQFARSIHPNTRSLFQAKTSPFARSVARKNPTQRISENVLTDVLARTTPKRLEWSWTPEILSSVQYAEMRLSDLICQNECFVLEFKGYGKRFITSHGFSPDAFVQMAFQATYYSLYGRAPPTYEPAMTKAFLRGRTETIRTVQPHTLDFVRAWTDPKAKMQTKLTALRAACAGHTKLSKDCAAGKGFDRHFYAMLALWEKQHGVNGETMPEFFTDNGYKTLSHVVLSTSNCGNPSLRIFGFGPVVQDGFGIGYIIQDNKLTICASSKHLQTKRFLKALEQYLYAIQGDIITAYKAANIHQNQTYVDHAGNECDVRTGLPISSLLRSQNKETEKEEVGNSGYSFYGDANDAFSSERIRYTPHDSVGKMIFVSEYD; encoded by the exons ATGTCCGAGCAAGAGAAGAAGACGTTTGCACGCCAGCACGAGCTGCCGAAGCTCGCCGTGCCGACACTCGAGGAGTCGTGCAAAAAGTACCTTGTCAGCCTAGAGGCTCTCCAG ACACCGGAGCAGCACGCACGCACCAAGTCGGTCGTCGAATCTTTCCTTGAGAACGAGGGGCCGAAACTCCAGCAGGAACTTCTCGATTATGCAGAATCCAAAAAAAGCTACATCGAAGAGTTCTGGGACGATAGCTACCTGCTCGGCAACGACAGTGTGGTCCTGAACCTGAACCCCTTTTTTATCTTGGA TAGGGATGAGCCGGACcctgcgcgcggcacgcagctgcgccgcgcagccaACCTGACCCTCGCGAGCTTGTCGTTCATTCACGACCTGCGCCACGAAACCCTCGAGCCAGACTCGTTCCGCGGAA CGCCACTCGACATGTTCCAGTACAGCCGCCTGTTTGGCATGGCCCGTATTCCCACGTCTCAGGGTTGCAAACTCCGCCTCTTTGCAGAGTCGCGCCATATGGTCGtcatgcgccgcggccagtTTTACTGGTTCGAGGTCCTGGACCAGGAGAGCCGCCCGTTGCTGACTGagcccgagctcgtcgcgacgctcaagtccatcctgcgcgacgcagacCAGATTGCGCCGGAGCAGCTGGGTAAGGAGTCGCTCGGTGTGCTCAGCACCGAAAAGCGCCGGACGTggtacgcggcgcgcgccaagctcgaggagAACGAGCACAACCACAGATGCATGACGATGATCGACTCGGCGCTGTTTGTCCTGTGTCTGGACGACTACGCGCCTTCGGGAGTCGAGGAACTCACCAACAACATGCTCTGTGGCTCATACCGGCTCGAAGAGGGCAAGCAGGTGGGAACGTGCCTGAACCGCTGGTACGACAAGCTCCAGATTATCGTCTGTGCGAacggcgcggcaggcgtcAACTTTGAGCACTCTTCTGCAGACGGTCACACGGTGCTGCGCTTTGTCGCCGACATCTACACGGAGCTGATTCTGCAATTTGCCCGTTCTATTCACCCCAACACCCGCAGCTTGTTCCAGGCAAAGACCTCGCCATTCGCCCGCAGCGTGGCACGCAAAAACCCGACGCAGCGGATCAGCGAGAACGTCCTGACCGATGTCctggcgcgcacgacgccgaaACGCCTCGAGTGGTCGTGGACGCCAGAGATTCTGAGCAGTGTGCAGTATGCTGAGATGCGCCTGTCGGATCT AATTTGCCAAAACGAGTGCTTCGTCCTAGAGTTCAAGGGATATGGCAAGCGTTTCATTACCAGCCACGGCTTCTCGCCCGATGCATTTGTCCAGATGGCATTCCAGGCGACGTACTACTCGCTGTATGGCCGTGCACCACCGACGTATGAGCCTGCGATGACCAAGGCCTTTTTGCGTGGCCGCACCGAGACCATCCGCACCGTCCAGCCGCACACGCTCGACTTTGTCAGGGCCTGGACTGATCCCAAAGCCAAGATGCAGACAAAGCTcaccgcgctgcgtgcggcctGTGCTGGGCACACGAAACTATCCAAGgactgcgccgcgggcAAGGGCTTTGATCG CCACTTTTACGCAATGCTCGCCTTGTGGGAGAAGCAACACGGTGTCAATGGCGAGACTATGCCCGAGTTCTTTACCGACAATGGCTACAAGACTCTGAGCCATGTCGTTCTTTCTACGTCCAACTGCGGTAACCCTTCGCTGCGCATTTTCGGCTTTGGTCCCGTGGTCCAGGACGGTTTCGGTATCGGCTACATTATCCAGGACAACAAGCTGACGATTTGTGCTTCTTCCAAGCACCTGCAAACCAAGCGCTTcctcaaggcgctcgagcaaTACCTCTATGCGATCCAGGGTGACATTATCAC CGCATACAAGGCGGCCAATATCCACCAAAACCAGACCTACGTGGACCACGCTGGCAACGAGTGTGATGTTCGCACGGGCCTGCCGATCAGCTCTCTTCTCCGCTCGCAGAACAAGGAGACGGAGAAGGAGGAGGTCGGTAACAGTGGATACTCATTCTATGGTGATGCAAATGATGCATTCTccagcgagcgcatccgctACACGCCGCACGACAGTGTGGGCAAAATGATTTTTGTGAGTGAGTATGATTAA
- the FUN30 gene encoding DNA helicase (EggNog:ENOG503NVEK; COG:A), with the protein MSGQAHDPVILAPDSSPTRAGDESHANKKVRQDGGDAFRRSLDSFQYRGPGAENNALQSEVSSESSPASVKHSSEESVPAPPPSRPNVYTPSDSIVQIKATRLARLFSNYTVEQCVEVLRASNYDLGEAIEKLRPKTVAQPPPPPVAIAPQPAQQVQYVQHPPQQAARPPPKRPAKRKSRVMDDSDSDASIEFDGDESTDGEDAYDADARQKYEQNLALGWFNKCDANSMVDSISCTPEQANTIIGLRPFASVDDVYERLGDKSAKGVSPRLFTNCVELMAGYMEVDDVLAKCEAVGAELDKAMSSWQTSTDNGVDDAFGAVNLSEVKREGVNDENYLQEQPSNLAEGIRLKDYQVLGVSWLNLLYRKQISCILADEMGLGKTAQVISFLAYCKLQGKRKGPHLIIVPSSVLENWSRELQHFCPSLAVEVYYGSQAERREMRMDLRERSDYDVMLTTYDMATAGDDHKFLRKCGFDVCVYDEGHMLKNRRSQKYEKLMKISARWRLLLTGTPLQNNLQELISLLSFILPEYFTSAEEALAAIFKVKPGAGTSQLSQQRVIRAKRMMRPFVLRRRKDKVLLLTKKTETVEYCDMTEAQQDLYQDALQRTKSALVEAEEPVKGKKGPTSRDTSNVLMDLRKAANHPLLFRRLYTEKKIAALAKDYMREPEHAEDNLTHLKEDFAINTDAELSLLARSWKSTQKHVLPAEEWMNSGKIQALKRIIDDVRAKGDRMLIFSQFTSVLDILCVCLEHMGVPYVGFTGQTNVGDRQHIVDHFTNDTSIPVFLLSTRAGGLGINLVAANWVVLFDQDFNPQNDKQATDRCYRIGQTKPVTVVKLISRGTIDEDILALAGRKLELAERVSGEGKGDAEGNDEMIESEIKGRIASSLLAQVRDRATKPE; encoded by the coding sequence ATGAGTGGTCAGGCGCACGATCCAGTGATCCTCGCGCCGGACTCGAGCCCCACGCGCGCTGGGGACGAGTCGCATGCGAACAAGAAGGTGCGGCAAGATGGCGGCGATGCCTTCCGCCGCAGCCTCGACTCCTTCCAGTACCGTGGGCCGGGCGCCGAGAACAACGCGCTGCAGTCCGAGGTTtcgtccgagtcgagcCCGGCTTCGGTGAAGCACAGCAGCGAGGAGAGTGTGCCCGCTCCTCCTCCGTCGCGGCCAAACGTGTACACACCGTCGGACTCCATCGTGCAAATcaaggcgacgcgcctcgcgcgcctcttttcgAACTACACCGTGGAGCAGTGTGTCGAGGTGCTCCGCGCCTCGAACTACGACCTGGGCGAGGCCATCGAGAAGCTCCGGCCAAAGACggtcgcgcagccgcccccgccgccggtggccattgcgccgcagccggcgcagcaggtccAGTATGTTCAGCACCCGCCGCAgcaagcagcgcggccgccgcccaagcgGCCTGCGAAGCGCAAGTCGCGTGTAATGGACGACTCGgacagcgacgcgtccaTCGAGTTTGACGGCGATGAGtcgaccgacggcgaggatgcgtacgacgccgacgcgcgtcaGAAGTATGAGCAGAATCTCGCGCTGGGCTGGTTCAACAAGTGTGACGCGAACAGCATGGTCGACAGCATCAGCTGCACGCCGGAGCAGGCGAATACGATCATCGGTCTGCGTCCGTTTGCGTCGGTCGACGATGtgtacgagcgcctgggcgACAAGTCGGCCAAGGGCGTGTCGCCACGCCTCTTTACCAACTGCGTCGAGCTGATGGCGGGCTACATggaggtcgacgacgtgctggCCAAGTGCGAGGCGGTCGGTGCAGAGCTCGACAAGGCGATGAGCTCGTGGCAAACGTCGACCGACAATGGTGTCGACGACGCGTTCGGCGCAGTGAACCTCTCCGAGGTCAAGCGCGAGGGTGTGAACGATGAAAACTACCTGCAGGAGCAGCCCTCGaacctcgccgagggcaTCCGGCTCAAGGACTACCAGGTGCTGGGTGTGAGCTGGCTCAATCTCTTGTACCGCAAGCAGATTTCGTGCATtctcgccgacgagatGGGTCTCGGCAAGACGGCGCAGGTCATCTCTTTTCTTGCGTACTGCAAGCTGCAGGGCAAGCGCAAAGGGCCGCACCTCATCATTGTCCCCTCCTCTGTGCTGGAGAACTGGTCGCGTGAGCTGCAGCACTTTTGCCcgtcgctcgcggtcgaggtgTACTACGGCtcgcaggccgagcgccgcgagatgCGTATGGACCTGCGCGAACGCAGCGACTACGACGTGATGCTCACGACCTACGACATGGcgacggccggcgacgaccacAAGTTCTTGCGCAAGTGCGGCTTCGACGTGTGTGTGTACGACGAAGGGCACATGCTCAAGAACCGCCGCTCGCAAAAGTACGAGAAGCTGATGAAgatctcggcgcgctggcgcctCTTGCTTACCGGAACGCCGCTGCAGAACAATTTGCAAGAGCTCATTTCGCTCTTGAGCTTTATCCTGCCCGAGTACTTTACCTctgccgaggaggcgctcgcggcaaTTTTCAAGGTGAAGCCTGGCGCAGGGACGTCGCAGCTGTCGCAGCAGCGTGTTATCCGTGCGAAGCGCATGATGCGTCCTTTCGTCCTCCGTCGGCGCAAGGACAAGGTGCTGCTACTCACGAAAAAGACCGAGACGGTGGAGTACTGTGACatgaccgaggcgcagcaggaccTGTACCAGGACGCTCTGCAGCGCACCAagtcggcgctcgtcgaggccgaagaGCCGGTGAAGGGCAAAAAGGGGCCAACTTCGCGCGACACGAGCAACGTGCTGATggacctgcgcaaggcggcaAACCACCCCTTACTCTTCCGGCGACTCTACACGGAGAAGAAGattgcggcgcttgccaaGGACTACATGCGCGAGCCGGAACACGCCGAGGACAACCTGACGCATCTGAAGGAGGACTTTGCAATCAACACGGACGCAGAGCTCTCACTCCTCGCACGCTCGTGGAAGTCGACGCAGAAGCATGTCTTGCCCGCCGAGGAGTGGATGAACTCGGGCAAGATCCAGGCGCTGAAGCGTATCATTGACGACGTCCGCGCCAAGGGCGACCGCATGCTCATCTTTAGTCAGTTCACCTCGGTGCTGGATATCCTGTGCGTGTGCCTCGAGCACATGGGCGTCCCGTACGTCGGCTTCACCGGACAGACCAacgtcggcgaccggcAGCACATTGTCGACCACTTTACCAACGACACGAGCATCCCCGTTTTCTTGCTGTCGACACGCGCCGGTGGTCTCGGCATTAATTTGGTCGCAGCAAACTGGGTGGTGCTCTTCGACCAGGACTTTAACCCGCAAAACGATAAACAGGCTACGGATCGCTGCTACCGCATTGGCCAGACCAAGCCAGTGACCGTCGTGAAGCTCATCAGCCGCGGCACGATCGACGAAGACATCCTCGCACTCGCCGggcgcaagctcgagctcgccgagcgcgtcagTGGAGAAGGCAAGGGCGATGCCGAGGGCAACGACGAGATGATCGAGTCAGAGATCAAGGGACGCATCGCCTCATCGCTCCTCGCACAGGTCCGCGACCGTGCCACGAAGCCGGAGTAG
- a CDS encoding uncharacterized protein (COG:J; EggNog:ENOG503NWCK) produces MTSTPPTAPTGNNKPTLTGSRIKQRKGAVKSQAKFEPEVFRNSLYKYFETIQPGDWDGYLSSLDKAGNTLDYRRYTDQLFEILIVGGLLAPGGSYLDDGAPMSAFSIFAAKSDNIDDVRPFVEVIEKMIRRYKFLQKPLEESSMPGILQYINRYEPIQVSKLAVACSLSIQMGLTSASILAPLQKDHLTKDDLALNFITEVFRTYLKDQTMEHLASVLRKGGIRDWMLFFPQTKRSQPDVIYNYFRSEEVGLPQVADYHARRQVKELREQTASDLAEMVKTEETTPQEILTMLNERQKKLGLSPEEFIVVVFEGLMRGIDAAAKQDQLEMIVPKEVERLAGVLEPFASNARSEIALINAIQVHCYTDTRVFKSFATLLKILYNENVLSDQAIIYWAQKGAKPQGKQHFLKLAEPLVNFLESQDSDEEDE; encoded by the exons ATGACCTCTACTCC TCCCACTGCCCCCACTGGAAACAACAAGCCTACTCTTACGGGTTCTAGGATCAAGCAGAGGAAGGGTGCCGTAAAGTCCCAGGCCAAGTTTGAGCCGGAAG TATTCCGCAACTCGCTGTACAAGTACTTTGAGACGATCCAACCGGGTGACTGGGATGGGTACCTGAGCAGCCTCGATAAGGCGGGCAACACGCTCGACTACCGCCGCTACACGGACCAGCTTTTCGAGATTCTGATtgtcggcggcctgctggCTCCCGGCGGCTCCTACCTCGATGACGGTGCGCCGATGAGTGCCTTTTCGATCTTTGCGGCAAAGAGCGACAACATTGACGATGTGCGTCCCTTTGTCGAGGTCATTGAAAAGATGATTCGCCGCTACAAGTTCCTGCAAAAGCCGCTGGAGGAGTCGTCCATGCCCGGTATTCTGCAGTACATCAACCGCTACGAGCCCATTCAGGTGTCGAAGCTGGCCGTCGCGTGCTCGCTCTCAATCCAGATGGGCCTGACGAGCGCAAGCatccttgcgccgctccaaAAGGATCATCTGACCAAGGATGATCTCGCACTCAACTTCATCACGGAGGTCTTCCGCACCTACCTCAAGGACCAGACGATGGAACACCTCGcctcggtgctgcgcaagggcgGCATCCGTGACTGGATGCTCTTCTTCCCCCAGACGAAGCGCTCGCAGCCCGACGTGATCTACAACTACTTCCGCTCGGAGGAGGTGGGCCTGCCGCAGGTCGCCGACTaccacgcgcgccgccaggtcaaggagctgcgcgagcagacCGCCTcggacctcgccgagatggTCAAGACGGAGGAGACGACGCCGCAGGAGATTCTCACGATGCTCAACGAGCGCCAGAAGAAGCTCGGCCTGAGCCCGGAAGAGTTCATCGTGGTCGTCTTTGAGGGTCTCATGCGCGGCATTgacgcggcggccaagCAGGACCAGCTCGAGATGATCGTCCCGAaggaggtcgagcgcctcgcagGCGTCCTGGAGCCGTTCGCCTCGAACGCACGCTCGGAAATCGCCCTGATTAACGCAATTCAGGTGCACTGCTACACGGACACGCGTGTGTTCAAGTCATTTGCCACGCTACTCAAGATTCTGTACAACGAAAATGTGCTCTCCGACCAGGCCATCATATACTGGGCGCAAAAGGGCGCAAAGCCCCAGGGTAAGCAGCACTTCCTCAAGCTCGCTGAGCCGCTTGTCAATTTCCTGGAGAGCCAAGACAgtgacgaggaggacgagtaG
- the AGE2 gene encoding ARF GAP with effector function(s) (EggNog:ENOG503NZDI; COG:T), with protein MSFAARKPQSRAEAEANARTLRNLVKQPDNKVCVDCKRNDTRWAAWNLGCFLCIRCSGIHRSMGTHISRVKSIDLDMWTEEQMQSVIKWGNKRANLYWEANLKAGHVPPDHKIESFIRSKYESRRWALPTPLPEDPSVLTGEAPAAPAAAPAAPAARAAKPAAAVPPTTPAAAPAAPAVTPAAPAAAPAAAAPPARGAGLFDLEWDASPAPAPAQAPKASKGKQDILSLFSSPPPTAPASDSLFGAPAAADPSPSFGAFAAPAPPRSGASDMINTQDVWGAPAASAAPKQAPASDAFADIWGEFK; from the exons ATGTCGTTCGCAGCACGGAAGCCCCAGTcacgcgccgaggccgaggccaacGCGCGGACGCTGCGTAACCTCGTGAAGCAGCCGGATAATAAGGTATGCGTGGACTGCAAACGGAACGATACTCGCTGGGCCGCGTGGAACCTCGGATGCTTCCTGTGCATCCGGTGCTCGGGCATCCACCGCAGCATGGGCACACACATCAGCCGTGTCAAGTCGATCGACCTCGATATGTGGACGGAGGAGCAGATGCAATCGGTGATCAAGTGGGGGAACAAACGCGCTAACCTATACTGGGAGGCGAACCTCAAGGCGGGGCATGTGCCGCCGGACCACAAAATCGAGAGCTTTATTCGGAGCAAGTACGAAAGCCGCCGCTGGGCACTCCCGACGCCGCTGCCAGAGGACCCATCGGTGCTCACGGGtgaggcgccggcggcgccggctgcggcgccggccgcgcctgccgcgcgcgccgccaagccggcggcggc cgtgccgcccactacgcctgctgctgcgccggccgcgccggccgtgaCGCCAGCTGCACCGGCCGCGGCTCCtgcggctgctgcgccgccggcgcgaggtgcggGCCTCTTTGATCTCGAATGGGACGCGagccctgcgccggcgcctgcacaGGCCCCCAAGGCGAGCAAGGGAAAACAGGATATCCTGAGCCTCTTTTCCTCCCCCCCGCCGACTGCCCCGGCGTCGGACTCATTGTTtggcgcgccggcagcggccgATCCCTCGCCTTCGTTCGGCGCGTttgccgcgcccgcgccgccccggAGCGGTGCCTCGGATATGATCAACACCCAAGACGTGtggggcgcgccggccgcgtctGCTGCGCCGAAGCAGGCCCCCGCCAGCGATGCGTTTGCCGACATCTGGGGCGAGTTCAAGTAG
- a CDS encoding uncharacterized protein (TransMembrane:2 (o63-84i96-117o); EggNog:ENOG503P6R1; COG:U) — translation MPAPSGKATCNTASVKDTKYFCDDTIERLLIQPPAEVDPSGKGKQRDVVAFAPFQASHFWDDALMVLSLVGSLTMLGSTVYVYLKKIEWDVARPYFILSVSIFTVLFAVQTVAKWILGPVVFVGTRKMLSNRVEVEHITIQSPAVGRATVADKKGPDGRPMLIPPQYALDVKYERTSNAGKNVLVKKNDRVVLGHFGEWFTEDGEFVESVFQQRLYSSLQRIFGE, via the exons ATGCCGGCGCCCAGCGGGAAAGCGACGTGCAACACGGCGAGTGTAAAAGATACCAAGTACTTTTGTGATGACACGATCGAGCGG CTCTTGATACAGCCGCCTGCCGAGGTTGATCCGTCCGGCAAGggcaagcagcgcgacgtggtgGCCTTTGCGCCCTTTCAAGCGTCCCACTTTTgggacgacgcgctgatGGTGCTGAGCCTGGTTGGATCGCTGACGATGCTTGGCTCGACGGTCTACGTATACCTAAAGAAGATTGAGTgggacgtcgcgcggccgtACTTTATCCTCTCGGTGTCCATCTTTACGGTGCTGTTTGCTGTGCAGACCGTTGCCAAGTGGATCCTTGGACCTGTGGTGTTTGTCGGGACGCGGAAAATGCTCTCGAACCGC gtcgaggtcgagcacATCACGATCCAGTCGCCCGCCGTGGGCCGTGCGACGGTCGCCGACAAGAAGGGGCCCGACGGCCGGCCGATGCTCATTCCCCCGCAgtacgcgctcgacgtaaAGTACGAGCGCACGAGCAACGCGGGGAAGAATGTGCTCGTGAAGAAGAACGACCGTGTGGTGCTCGGCCACTTTGGCGAGTGGTTCACCGAGGACGGCGAGTTTGTCGAGTCCGTCttccagcagcgcctctaCTCGAGCCTCCAGCGGATTTTCGGCGAGTAG
- a CDS encoding uncharacterized protein (TransMembrane:1 (o100-120i); EggNog:ENOG503P68X) → MHPNDLSNERSWHLGNKAVGLMHVCKCTCFTTNTTLIPLYVPQRPGDLCSTCTKQFCVERAEGCRGAQIAEGNDDTGTGFEGQVWAKCFIRDPTKDQTIVLLYLIAVLGLLLVAFLRSRAGHAMLTRARRVLRL, encoded by the exons ATGCATCCCAATGATCTGTCGAACGAGCGCAGCTGGCACCTGGGAAACAAGGCGGTGGGCCTAATGCATGTGTGCAAGTGCACATGCTTCACGACCAACACGACACTCATTCCGCTCTACGTGCCCCAGCGGCCGGGCGACTTGTGCAGCACATGCACAAAGCAGTtctgcgtcgagcgcgccgaggggTGCCGTGGCGCACAGATCGCCGAGGGAAACGACGATACAGGCACAGGGTTCGAGGGGCAGGTATGGGCCAAGTGCTTCA TCCGCGATCCGACCAAGGACCAGACGATCGTGCTGCTGTACTTGATCGCCGTGCTGGGGCTCTTGCTCGTGGCATtcctgcgcagccgcgcggGGCATGCGATGCTTAcacgggcgcggcgcgtcttgCGCTTGTAG
- a CDS encoding uncharacterized protein (COG:D; EggNog:ENOG503Q5WR), producing MEAQLQSLKVPELKDLLQKASLPITGNKPDLIKRLLENPAATASLGGESTDAPSTESEAAPAAAPVAPAAEAAAPAAAPAAAAPAAADAPKADAPADAPADETADAPAAEPAQPSQEERTQAHLAELEKRKARALRFGQPTEELEKEIERVAKFGLPTTEGAASERVDGGLKKRAPPAQDKKAPKAAKTEAKKPAEPAAPAAPAVSEEELARRQRRAERFGLVNPAEEDKKRSRAERFGAAAPSEA from the exons ATGGAAGCTCAACTGCAGTCGCTCAAGGTCCCTGAACTCAAGGACCTTCTCCAAAaggcgtcgctgccgatcACCGGCAACAAGCCGGATCTGATCAAGCGTCTGCTCGAGAACCctgcggcgacggcgtcgctcggcgg CGAATCGACCGACGCGCCTAGCACCGAGtccgaggccgcgccggctgcCGCGCCCGTCGCACCGGCTGCCGAGGCTGCTGCTCcggctgccgcgcctgccgcagctgcgcctgctgcggccgacgcgcccaaggccgacgcgcctgctgACGCGCCTGCTGACGAGACtgccgacgcgcctgctgccGAGCCCGCGCAGCCGAGCCAGGAGGAGCGTAcgcaggcgcacctcgccgagctcgagaagcgcaaggcgcgtgcgctgcgtttCGGCCAGCCgaccgaggagctcgagaaggagatcgagcgcgtggcCAAGTTCGGCCTGCCGACGACCgagggcgccgcgtcggagcgcgtcgacggtGGCCTGAAgaagcgtgcgccgcctgcgcaggACAAAAAGGCCCCGAAGGCCGCCAAGACTGAGGCGAAGAAGCCGGCGGagcctgccgcgcctgccgcgcctgccgtTTCC GAAGAGGAACTTGCGCGGAGacagcgccgtgccgagcgcttcgGTCTCGTGAACCCCGCAGAGGAAGACAAGAAGCGCAGCCGTGCCGAGCGtttcggcgccgcggcgccgagcgaggcctAG